A single region of the Anaerolineae bacterium genome encodes:
- a CDS encoding Gfo/Idh/MocA family oxidoreductase, producing MALNVAIVGMGNIGNIHAGVYQKHPETDIVAVCDIIKDRADRAAEKYGARAFYSVDDMLASGLRIDIASVTTAGKENGGDHYRPTMQLLGAGIPVLGEKPISNDLDEARQMVALAKEKGLRYGINLNHRFTPAALMAKQWVDEGRLGEVNIINMKMWINNPNETSPWFHIRALHPHSLDVMRYFGGDVERVQAFFKRGPRQDGPDGRRVCWSNVQVNLLFRNGIIGHLTGSYDAGGSYGLETLEVVGSEARFVLLDACEHLTFYPRFSRETVTYDYVGGMMSFSETFASRIGRWIEQNLEGARPEEIDASGEDALKVQTIIEAIIESWEKGTVVTLA from the coding sequence GTGGCTTTGAACGTGGCTATCGTAGGCATGGGGAACATCGGCAACATCCATGCCGGAGTGTACCAGAAGCACCCCGAGACCGATATCGTCGCCGTGTGCGACATCATCAAAGACAGGGCCGATCGGGCCGCAGAGAAGTACGGCGCTCGCGCCTTCTACTCCGTGGACGACATGCTGGCCAGCGGGCTAAGGATAGACATCGCTAGCGTCACCACCGCGGGCAAGGAGAACGGCGGCGATCACTACCGGCCCACCATGCAGCTGTTGGGCGCCGGCATCCCCGTCCTGGGGGAGAAGCCTATCTCCAATGACCTGGACGAGGCCCGCCAGATGGTGGCCTTGGCCAAGGAGAAAGGCTTGCGCTACGGCATTAACCTCAACCACCGCTTTACTCCCGCCGCCCTCATGGCCAAGCAGTGGGTAGATGAGGGCCGGCTGGGTGAAGTCAACATAATCAACATGAAGATGTGGATCAACAACCCGAACGAGACCTCGCCCTGGTTCCACATCCGCGCTCTGCACCCGCATTCGCTGGACGTAATGCGTTACTTCGGTGGCGACGTGGAGAGGGTGCAGGCCTTCTTCAAGCGCGGTCCGCGCCAGGACGGTCCGGATGGGCGCCGCGTCTGCTGGTCCAACGTGCAGGTGAACCTGCTTTTTCGAAACGGCATCATCGGCCACCTGACTGGCTCCTACGACGCCGGGGGGTCGTACGGGCTGGAGACATTGGAGGTGGTGGGTTCCGAGGCGCGCTTCGTGCTTCTGGACGCATGCGAGCACCTAACCTTCTACCCCCGCTTCTCCCGGGAGACGGTCACCTACGACTACGTGGGCGGCATGATGAGCTTCAGTGAGACCTTCGCCAGCCGCATCGGCCGCTGGATCGAGCAGAACCTGGAAGGCGCTCGGCCGGAGGAGATAGACGCTTCGGGCGAGGACGCCCTCAAGGTGCAGACCATCATCGAGGCCATCATCGAGTCCTGGGAGAAGGGGACGGTCGTCACACTGGCGTGA
- a CDS encoding sulfatase: MATRRRRKPNIVLFGIDSLRADHMSCYGYHRLTTPHIDRFARGGALFERTYSAHIPTTSAYANMFTGRDAFGTQVVALRHKGAMRSEARTLAQICKEAGYNTTSVGFKGNPASRDFDKYIEFAGWGSWEEGRSPKAQNLNEVTVPELERLARARKPFFLFLRHMDPHAPYLPPEPYERMFYHGNETDPANKSMEPVMSFKPFRDFFASWMPPGITDKDYVIAQYDGAVAYMDACMQTLFTQLETLGILDDTIVVINSDHGETLYDHECYFDHHGLYDPTLHVPLIIRYPAKVPAGVRVGGYNQHKDLLPTILELAEIDPGDYQMDGRSLMQLVRGEEPSFESEIYLTECTWMRKHGWRTPEWKLIEALEPDFHFKPPVELYNLIQDPEENENLADSEPEVVEYLRARMQAHIARREEETGLPNPIHHQGDWHGHEGVGAFKTSEQAYETLYIGGVRQAIKLQAEARK; encoded by the coding sequence ATGGCCACCAGACGCAGGCGCAAGCCCAACATCGTGCTATTCGGGATTGACTCACTCCGGGCCGATCACATGTCGTGCTATGGCTACCACCGCCTCACCACTCCTCACATTGACCGGTTCGCCCGGGGAGGTGCCCTCTTCGAGCGCACCTACAGCGCCCACATACCCACCACCAGCGCCTACGCCAATATGTTCACCGGACGGGACGCGTTCGGCACCCAGGTGGTAGCACTGCGCCACAAAGGTGCTATGCGTTCCGAGGCCAGGACGCTGGCCCAGATCTGCAAGGAAGCCGGCTACAACACCACTTCGGTCGGGTTCAAGGGCAACCCGGCCTCCCGCGACTTCGACAAGTACATCGAATTCGCCGGTTGGGGGAGTTGGGAGGAGGGTCGCAGCCCCAAAGCTCAGAACCTCAACGAAGTGACCGTGCCCGAGCTAGAACGGCTGGCCCGGGCCCGTAAGCCCTTCTTTCTCTTCCTGCGGCACATGGATCCACACGCGCCCTACCTGCCGCCCGAGCCCTACGAGCGCATGTTCTACCACGGCAACGAGACCGACCCGGCCAACAAGTCCATGGAGCCGGTGATGTCCTTCAAGCCCTTCCGCGACTTCTTCGCCTCCTGGATGCCGCCTGGCATCACCGACAAGGACTACGTCATCGCCCAGTACGACGGCGCCGTGGCCTACATGGACGCCTGCATGCAGACGCTCTTCACCCAGTTGGAGACGCTGGGCATCCTGGACGATACCATCGTGGTCATCAACTCCGACCACGGAGAGACCCTCTACGACCACGAGTGCTACTTCGATCACCATGGGCTCTACGATCCCACTCTCCACGTACCCCTCATCATCCGCTACCCGGCCAAGGTGCCGGCGGGCGTGAGAGTGGGAGGGTACAACCAGCACAAGGACCTGCTGCCCACCATACTGGAGCTGGCCGAGATAGACCCGGGCGACTACCAGATGGACGGACGAAGCCTGATGCAGTTGGTGCGCGGCGAGGAACCCTCCTTCGAGAGCGAGATCTACCTCACCGAATGCACCTGGATGCGCAAGCACGGTTGGCGCACCCCGGAGTGGAAGCTCATCGAGGCCCTGGAGCCGGACTTCCACTTCAAGCCACCGGTGGAGCTGTACAACCTGATCCAGGACCCCGAGGAGAACGAGAACCTGGCCGACAGCGAGCCAGAGGTGGTGGAATACCTGCGCGCACGCATGCAGGCGCATATCGCCCGGCGAGAGGAGGAAACGGGACTGCCTAATCCCATCCATCACCAGGGCGACTGGCATGGGCATGAGGGCGTGGGAGCCTTCAAGACGTCGGAGCAGGCCTACGAGACGCTGTACATCGGCGGCGTCCGCCAGGCGATCAAGCTCCAGGCCGAGGCTCGGAAGTAG